From the Sphingomonas mesophila genome, one window contains:
- a CDS encoding DUF2059 domain-containing protein, whose protein sequence is MLFLLAAMAMSLPQATPASRSPAAVSRPMMAREARLAQARWLIELFHPEAEMVASNMAMWTIRVRRSGHADPALAKIEREYPGAIDAYIAGARPVAIRNAASFVRTAKSRKAAVFADRLSATDLVKLIDFYRSPVGAKLLRIQQQPGEIARLLRQAHAGRLPPIDELIVARERREQKEKSVRGLDADELVEVLKFQGDPVALRYADAVAVADRELLELIRNPDAARIAQENEAGTRSLDAHIEKLRTAQR, encoded by the coding sequence ATGCTCTTTCTTCTTGCCGCCATGGCCATGTCGCTCCCGCAGGCAACGCCTGCTTCCCGGTCACCGGCCGCCGTGTCGCGCCCGATGATGGCGCGCGAAGCGCGGCTCGCGCAGGCGCGCTGGCTGATCGAGCTCTTTCACCCTGAGGCAGAGATGGTTGCCAGCAACATGGCGATGTGGACCATCCGCGTGCGGCGGTCGGGGCACGCCGACCCGGCCCTCGCGAAGATCGAGCGCGAATATCCGGGTGCCATCGACGCCTACATCGCCGGGGCGCGCCCGGTCGCGATCCGCAACGCGGCATCCTTCGTCCGCACCGCGAAGTCCCGCAAAGCGGCAGTTTTCGCCGACCGCCTTTCCGCAACCGATCTCGTCAAGCTGATCGACTTCTACCGCAGCCCGGTCGGCGCAAAGCTGTTGCGCATTCAACAGCAACCGGGCGAGATCGCCCGGTTGCTCCGCCAGGCGCACGCGGGCCGATTGCCGCCGATCGACGAATTGATTGTTGCGCGCGAGCGCCGCGAGCAGAAGGAAAAGTCGGTGCGAGGGCTTGATGCCGATGAGCTCGTCGAAGTCCTGAAGTTCCAGGGCGACCCGGTCGCGCTGCGTTATGCTGACGCCGTAGCAGTCGCCGATCGCGAACTTCTCGAACTGATCCGCAATCCGGATGCCGCCCGGATCGCGCAGGAAAATGAAGCCGGCACGCGCAGTCTCGACGCGCATATCGAGAAGCTCAGAACCGCACAGCGTTAA
- the recF gene encoding DNA replication/repair protein RecF (All proteins in this family for which functions are known are DNA-binding proteins that assist the filamentation of RecA onto DNA for the initiation of recombination or recombinational repair.) — MLARLALTDFRNHADAVMSPGPGFVLLSGPNGAGKTNILEAVSLLAPGRGLRRAALSEMAFKAGAGSFAVSARLADGSEVGTGTSPTSPERRQVRINGATASVNALSERLSILWLTPAMDRLFNDSAGARRRFLDRLVLALEPGHAHHSARYEAAMRARNKLLAEPEGADPQWLAALEAGMAEHGTLLAAARSRTVKALAEGLVARAEGDFPRAGLALTGREQDDLAATLCANRGRDAAAGRATAGPHRQDLEVTYLAKTQPAALGSTGEQKALLIGLILAHADLVAERRGAAPVLLLDEVAAHLDPSRRAALFARLGGRGQVWMTATEAALFEGIGNGVHYQVADGTVLGT; from the coding sequence GTGCTCGCGCGTCTCGCCCTCACCGATTTCCGCAATCACGCGGACGCGGTCATGTCGCCGGGTCCCGGCTTCGTCCTGCTGAGCGGGCCCAATGGGGCCGGCAAGACAAATATCCTCGAAGCGGTCTCGCTGCTGGCTCCCGGCCGCGGGCTGCGCCGCGCGGCGCTGTCGGAGATGGCGTTCAAAGCCGGGGCGGGAAGCTTTGCCGTTTCGGCGCGATTGGCTGACGGCAGCGAGGTCGGCACCGGAACATCGCCCACCTCACCCGAGCGGCGGCAGGTCCGGATCAACGGCGCCACTGCCTCGGTCAATGCGCTGTCCGAGCGCCTTTCGATATTGTGGCTGACCCCGGCGATGGATCGGCTGTTCAATGACAGCGCCGGTGCCCGCCGACGCTTCCTCGACCGGTTGGTGCTGGCGCTCGAGCCGGGCCATGCTCACCACAGCGCGCGCTACGAGGCGGCGATGCGCGCGCGCAACAAGTTGCTGGCCGAACCTGAGGGCGCCGACCCACAGTGGCTCGCCGCGCTCGAGGCGGGGATGGCGGAGCACGGCACGTTGCTCGCCGCTGCCCGGTCACGAACGGTCAAAGCCCTCGCCGAGGGGTTGGTAGCGAGGGCGGAGGGAGACTTTCCGCGCGCCGGCCTGGCGTTGACCGGGCGGGAGCAGGACGATCTCGCCGCGACATTGTGCGCCAATCGAGGTCGGGACGCCGCCGCCGGCAGGGCTACGGCCGGACCCCACCGCCAGGACCTGGAAGTCACCTATCTGGCGAAAACTCAACCCGCCGCGCTCGGCTCGACCGGGGAACAAAAGGCCCTACTGATCGGCCTTATCCTGGCGCACGCGGACCTGGTCGCCGAGCGCCGCGGCGCGGCGCCGGTGCTGCTGCTCGACGAAGTGGCGGCGCACCTGGACCCGAGCCGCCGCGCCGCCTTGTTCGCTCGCCTCGGTGGGCGTGGGCAGGTGTGGATGACGGCCACGGAGGCGGCGCTATTTGAGGGGATTGGGAACGGCGTTCATTATCAGGTTGCCGACGGGACCGTGCTCGGCACCTGA
- the dnaN gene encoding DNA polymerase III subunit beta, translating into MKATIERATLLKSLGHVQSVVERRNTIPILSNVLIEASEDGAIRLMATDLDLQVDESVAAQVEQAGATTVPAHTFHDIVRKLPEGSQVELTAAEGKMQVVAGRSRFNLSTLPRDDFPVIAEGELPTRFELPAATLRQIIDKTRFAISSEETRYYLMGIFLHVADDKLKAAATDGHRLARITMERPEGAESMPDIIIPRKCVQELRKLLDEVEGTVEVSLSPTKVRFGLGSAVLTSKLIDGTFPDYNRVIPTANDKLLKLDPKSFAAGVDRVATIASEKTRAVKMSVDRDKVTLSVSSPESGTATEEIAADYGNDSLEIGFNARYLLDILQQIEGDNVEVHLADAAAPTLLREKDDSAALYVLMPMRV; encoded by the coding sequence ATGAAGGCGACGATCGAACGGGCCACCCTCCTCAAGAGCCTCGGCCACGTCCAGTCGGTGGTCGAGCGCCGCAACACCATTCCAATCCTCTCCAACGTTCTTATCGAAGCGAGCGAGGACGGCGCGATCCGCCTGATGGCGACCGACCTCGACCTCCAAGTCGACGAAAGCGTCGCGGCACAGGTCGAGCAGGCCGGCGCCACCACCGTCCCGGCCCACACCTTCCACGACATCGTCCGCAAATTGCCCGAAGGCAGCCAAGTCGAACTGACCGCCGCCGAGGGCAAGATGCAGGTCGTCGCCGGCCGCTCGCGCTTCAACCTCTCGACCCTGCCGCGCGACGACTTTCCGGTCATCGCCGAAGGGGAGCTTCCGACCCGCTTCGAGCTTCCCGCCGCGACCCTTCGCCAGATCATCGACAAGACCCGCTTCGCGATCAGCAGCGAGGAGACGCGCTACTATCTGATGGGTATCTTCCTCCACGTCGCCGACGACAAGCTCAAGGCCGCGGCCACCGATGGCCATCGCCTCGCGCGCATCACGATGGAGCGTCCCGAGGGCGCCGAATCGATGCCCGACATCATCATCCCGCGCAAATGCGTCCAGGAACTGCGCAAGCTGCTCGACGAGGTCGAGGGGACGGTCGAGGTTTCGCTGTCGCCGACCAAGGTCCGCTTCGGGCTCGGCAGCGCGGTGCTGACCTCAAAGCTCATCGACGGCACCTTCCCCGACTACAACCGGGTCATCCCGACCGCCAACGACAAGCTCCTCAAGCTCGATCCCAAAAGCTTCGCTGCCGGCGTCGACCGTGTCGCCACCATCGCCTCCGAGAAGACCCGCGCGGTCAAGATGAGCGTGGATCGCGACAAGGTGACACTGTCGGTCTCGAGCCCGGAGAGCGGCACCGCGACCGAGGAGATTGCGGCCGACTATGGCAATGACTCGCTCGAAATCGGCTTCAACGCGCGCTACCTGCTCGACATTTTGCAGCAGATCGAAGGCGACAACGTCGAGGTCCATCTCGCCGATGCGGCCGCCCCGACCTTGCTTCGCGAAAAGGATGACAGCGCCGCGCTCTACGTCCTGATGCCGATGCGCGTCTGA